The following DNA comes from Camelina sativa cultivar DH55 chromosome 14, Cs, whole genome shotgun sequence.
TGTGTGTTGCCTAGCTCTTGTAGCTCGAGTGGTCAGCGACGGTACTCTCAGTGCAACGCATGGCAAGTTCGATGCTCGGGCAAGgcacagagagagagaccaaacacaacgaatcacaaaaaaaaaaaaaaagcttactgACAATATATGAGGTATtctaaaatatctctttttttttttttttttttttttttNNNNNNNNNNNNNNNNNNNNNNNNNNNNNNNNNNNNNNNNNNNNNNNNNNNNNNNNNNNNNNNNNNNNNNNNNNNNNNNNNNNCTCGGCTTTTGGCAAATGTACAAAGATCACATCACATGAAACACGACTCTGCTTGAACGTGATTCCATTCTATGCTGAGTCTGTGTCGACTGTCGAAAACAGAGCATGTTTTAAAAACACCTGTTTCACGCGCCCACGCGTCGTTCCATAACAGGGCTGTTAGAAACGGTGGCTCATCATCTTTTCACAAATAATACATTCATCCATCGGTTGTAATGCGTCTGTGATGATCGCACTATATCACAGGCAGTAGCAGAAACATTGTCGGCAATCTGCTATTAAAAAactctattattattttctctctgtTGTGttgtgtcatcatcatcatccatacaTCACCTTCAAACTCTATTTAAAGTGACGATCTTTGCCAACACACTGACTGAATCGAGTTTTTTTCGTTCCGTACATCTTCcaggtgagttttttttttttttttcagttttgttttgttgttgttgaagatgatgatctctAGTCCCGttctaaagttttgattttcaaaatctGATTCCACCGATCAGTTTCGTTCTATCAATCCGGTGTGTTTCCGGATCTGATTTCGGATAGGATTCGTGAATCTAAGTGTTGTATTTGACTGATCTTTGTGTTATATAAATGATCATTGAGAAATCGAaattgatttccttttttttgtttttgtttatagcGACTGATTCGTATTATTCGATTCATTGGGTATGTAAATTTGAGACCTTTTGGGGATTGTAAAATGCATATGGTGTTGTTGAGATTAGTGATATGTTTGTATAGGATTTAACTGTGTTTTATATCAGGAGAGAGCAAGTTTTTAGGGGGTGGGAACATGAATGAGATTCCTTGCGCTTCCATGTTGAGGCTGTGTCACTATTTTGTGTCGATTTGTAGTGTTCACTTTGTTTCAATGATAGCAGCTGAAtcgaattttgtttttagaaatatGGCTGAGGCTTCCTCTGACGTGATGGATTGGCCTAAGAAGGATAACCGTCGTTTTCTCCATGTTGTCTACCGCGTTGGTGATCTTGATCGCACCATTCAGTATGTCTTTTATCACTTTCCGCTGTGATACCATTATGATTCTTCATTTTGATGTGACTGGAGTATCTGATGATGTTGTTTACTTCTCACCAGGTTTTACACTGACTGCTTTGGTATGAAGCTGTTGAGGAAAAGAGATATCCCTGATGAGAAGTATTCTAATGCTTTTATGGGTTTTGGACCTGAAACATCTAACTTTGTTGTGGAGCTGACTTATAGTATGGCCCTCTTTCACTCTCTGTTGTTCCCTGTTAGCACTGTTTcaatattcatatctttcaaaaatatcaacttatGCGCTTTTTTCACAAGTGAAGTCACTTAGTTCTAATGTTAAATGAGTCAAAAACGTTTGTTTTGCAGATTATGGAGTTAGCTCATATGATATTGGAACTGGATTTGGGCATTTTGCCATTTCAACTCAAGATGTAAGTCTTCCTACATTGTGTTTGGATATCACGAATCAACATATGTATGTGTGTGAAGCCCTGAACGGAGAGAGGATTAACCACCTTTTTGTTTAGGTTTCCAAAATTGTTGAGAGTGTCCGTGCCAAGGGTGGAAATGTCACTAGGGAACCTGGTCCAGTCAAAGGTGGAAACAGCATCATTGCGTTTGTGAAGGACCCTGATGGTTACACTTTTGAGCTCATCCAGAGGGGTCCAACTCCTGAACCACTCTGTCAAGTTATGCTTCGTGTTGGTGATCTCGACCGCGCCATCAAATTCTATGAAAAGGTAATGCAGTGAATATGTTGCCTTTATGTCTATATATTCATTAGTAGTGTTAACTAAACTTCTAATTCCCTGCAGGCCCTCGGGATGAGACTCTTGAGAAAGATTGNATCACTTTCCGCTGTGATACCATTATGATTCTTCATTTTGATGTGACTGGAGTATCTGATGATGTTGTTTACTTCTCACCAGGTTTTACACTGACTGCTTTGGTATGAAGCTGTTGAGGAAAAGAGATATCCCTGATGAGAAGTATTCTAATGCTTTTATGGGTTTTGGACCTGAAACATCTAACTTTGTTGTGGAGCTGACTTATAGTATGGCCCTCTTTCACTCTCTGTTGTTCCCTGTTAGCACTGTTTcaatattcatatctttcaaaaatatcaacttatGCGCTTTTTTCACAAGTGAAGTCACTTAGTTCTAATGTTAAATGAGTCAAAAACGTTTGTTTTGCAGATTATGGAGTTAGCTCATATGATATTGGAACTGGATTTGGGCATTTTGCCATTTCAACTCAAGATGTAAGTCTTCCTACATTGTGTTTGGATATCACGAATCAACATATGTATGTGTGTGAAGCCCTGAACGGAGAGAGGATTAACCACCTTTTTGTTTAGGTTTCCAAAATTGTTGAGAGTGTCCGTGCCAAGGGTGGAAATGTCACTAGGGAACCTGGTCCAGTCAAAGGTGGAAACAGCATCATTGCGTTTGTGAAGGACCCTGATGGTTACACTTTTGAGCTCATCCAGAGGGGTCCAACTCCTGAACCACTCTGTCAAGTTATGCTTCGTGTTGGTGATCTCGACCGCGCCATCAAATTCTATGAAAAGGTAATGCAGTGAATATGTTGCCTTTATGTCTATATATTCATTAGTAGTGTTAACTAAACTTCTAATTCCCTGCAGGCCCTCGGGATGAGACTCTTGAGAAAGATTGAGAGACCTGAATACAAGGTGAAGTACTGTAATCAGTCATTGTCATGTAGACATAATTTACCTTTTTGAGCTACATTGTGACTTACTgagtcttgttgttgttggatgaAACAGTACACCATTGGTATGATGGGATATGCTGAAGAATACGAATCCATAGTTTTGGAGCTGACCTACAACTACGATGTGACTGAGTACACAAAGGGAAATGCATATGCACAGGTCTGGGCTCTAGACATGCCTTTGTTGCTACTCTTTCTGATGTCATTAAAACCGGTTCGTGTTCAtttctttgataaattaaatggttaaatgTGATAAAACAGATTGCAATAGGCACTGATGATGTGTACAAAAGCGGTGAAGTTGTGAAGATAGTCAGCCAAGAGCTAGGAGGAAAGATCACTAGAGAACCTGGTCCCGTTCCTGGAATTGGCACAAAGATTGTCTCATTCCTCGACCCAGATGGCTGGAAAACGGTTAGTATACAATCCATTAAAAATGTTTCTAACGGTGGAACCTTCAGGAATTTTGATTTGGTGTTTAAAAGGTTTGGTTGTTTAAAATGACAGGTGCTGGTAGACAACAAAGATTTTCTGAAGGAACTGGAATGAGGAGAGCGATGATGGTCGAGACTCGAGATAACGAAACCATTATAATAAACATGTGATGGTAAAAATAAAGGAAGACTTAGTCGTGTTTGATCTGAAATAAGAAGATGTGGTTTAGTTTGTGTCGTGCTATGTGTGCTTGTTCCTTTTTGTCTTTGAGCTTTTCTCTACTATGGTCCCTGAATAAAAATGTTTCCACCACCTTGAGAGGGTTTGGTGTTTTTCCGGTATGGACGGTTTAGTAGAATAAGATTTTCCGTACCAAATCGGTTTTCTCTTCTATCAAATCCGGCTAACTATATGCAGCATTAGATAAAGATTTCATTGAAACTAAACTCTGTACAAGAGTGTGTTTTATTCATTGATTGAACTTAAACAACCTTCTTAGCCAAACAAAACTGTTAGTTTGAGTGTTGATAAGTAGTACTTATACTAGGATCGAGTAAAATAACAGTTTGGATATAAAACATGTGTTTGTATTCAATATAACAACATGCGTTTTCAATATATGTAGTCACATGAAAACTCAGCCACTACCGCAAAAAGATAAGGAGATCAAATTAGTTGGCTATATTAATGGAGTATGGATCCACCcactttgtactacaactaTCATTCGAATTTTGAAAGCCATTTATAATACACATTCCATATAGAGCCCTACCCACTACGAAACCGGCAGGTTCTAAAATTTCTAATCATAAATCTCTATTTTTCACTTTGCTTGCTACATTTACATGCCGATGAAAACTGATGCTGCAGAAGTTCGATCAGTTATATGTATCCAGTACCggttaaaagagaaacaattaAACTTAACGTCATTCGGTTTAGTTTAGGTTTAGGGCGGATCTGATCTTCATAGGTCTCAAGATCATGTGtgtatataaatttgattttggatttggGACCAAAAGTAGTATAGACTGTATATAGTGGTATTTCTTTTGACCTCCCAATTAAATTATCCATTGAAAAACGGTTGGGTTGTGGGTCTTTTTATGTTCTTATTTACCTAACCATCACGGCATCTCGATTCACACATTTTTAACATCCGGTAACATGTTTGCATCTTGCAAAAATTAGATAACTGATTATGACAATAAAATGAAACTACTGgacaaaaattgtttaaaaatgtgtattaacaaaaacaaatgtttaagaATGTatctcatatataataaaacggaagtcacaacattgttttgtagactatataattttaataagttggttacaaatatgttttacattaattgatattgatattaatttgttacaagTTATGTGGTAGGTGTAACCCGTAACA
Coding sequences within:
- the LOC104739830 gene encoding putative lactoylglutathione lyase isoform X1 is translated as MNEIPCASMLRLCHYFVSICSVHFVSMIAAESNFVFRNMAEASSDVMDWPKKDNRRFLHVVYRVGDLDRTIQFYTDCFGMKLLRKRDIPDEKYSNAFMGFGPETSNFVVELTYNYGVSSYDIGTGFGHFAISTQDVSKIVESVRAKGGNVTREPGPVKGGNSIIAFVKDPDGYTFELIQRGPTPEPLCQVMLRVGDLDRAIKFYEKALGMRLLRKIERPEYKYTIGMMGYAEEYESIVLELTYNYDVTEYTKGNAYAQIAIGTDDVYKSGEVVKIVSQELGGKITREPGPVPGIGTKIVSFLDPDGWKTVLVDNKDFLKELE
- the LOC104739830 gene encoding putative lactoylglutathione lyase isoform X2 translates to MAEASSDVMDWPKKDNRRFLHVVYRVGDLDRTIQFYTDCFGMKLLRKRDIPDEKYSNAFMGFGPETSNFVVELTYNYGVSSYDIGTGFGHFAISTQDVSKIVESVRAKGGNVTREPGPVKGGNSIIAFVKDPDGYTFELIQRGPTPEPLCQVMLRVGDLDRAIKFYEKALGMRLLRKIERPEYKYTIGMMGYAEEYESIVLELTYNYDVTEYTKGNAYAQIAIGTDDVYKSGEVVKIVSQELGGKITREPGPVPGIGTKIVSFLDPDGWKTVLVDNKDFLKELE